The sequence GATTTGGCATGAAGGGAAATTCAGTACCATCTAGTCTCACTGTTGCCAACTTGTAGAGTAATAGTTATGTGTTGCATAAAgatatgaacaaaaacacttcagtcGTCCAACGTCCTAAGGATGACAGACTTCTTGCATCACAGCTGAAAGGGGCAAAATACTATAAAGTATGAAACAAAACGTTGAGAGAGGTAAAATTTATTCTTGCAAGAGTGCTTCAGTTGCTTTTGATGCTGATGTAACTTATTCAGTAGGTCTTTTCAATAAAAGAGGCAACTACAGGACAATGATGAGCCAGTGACCAAACTCATCTCAGTCTCTAATATTACAAGAATGGTGTGACGATTTTCTGTAATCACATACCATCAGTCACTACTATACAAAGGCATACTATTGATAAAGTTGTATCACTAAGCTGTGAACAAGTGTATAAATGATTTGCAGGCCTTGTGAGTAGATGCAATTGTAGGTGCAAAGAGATGACTTCCATGTGGGAAATGTTGTGAGCAGCTTGGTACAGCAGCCCAGTGCTGTGGGTGATAAGAGGGGTGTTAATATGTGATGGTGTCAACATGAGGCTATTTGTAGACAGACTCCTCTGCCCAAGGCCTGTGTTTTACACTGACTCCATaacctgagagacagagggagtggGATAGTTTCATGGGTTTGTTCCAACAAATGCAAATCTATTTGAACAATGACAGCTGCTTTACATGGCTCTGCTGTCTATGAGATAAGAAGTGAACTCTAcctggaaaataaacaaatggaaatTGCTTTGCTTTTGGACTGTCAGCTGATTCAGGTGCATTTACATGTTGCTTATATTTCTGTGGAATTCAGTATAGGGGAGTAATGTGTTTCGGAACCAAAGTGATAATAATGGTATCTGGTGAACTATTTCTTTTACATCAGAACTACTTATTTCCAGTTTCCACATTTGCTCATCTCTGCAACTCTCCAAGAAGATTAGACTAGAAGATTCCATGCATCAAAAAAGGAAAGATTATGCTGACTCATCATATTGTGGTCACAATGCAATAGGTTAAACACAGCAGACTACTTTATCTTCAGTGAATCACCTTCAGCTTTGCCTTAGTGTTTTCATTGCAGAGTGTGTAGTTGGACCAAGTCCTGTTGGTGTCCGGGTGGCGAAACCACTGCCCATCCTCCCCACAGTACTTTGTGGCCTTTTCTGAAAGTAACAATCAAGTAATAAATACTCTTTCTccatcattttcattaaattccTACAGTTGTGTCCATGCATTTAATTTCTGTTAGCCTTGGTGAATAATTCATCTTTGAAGCTATTCATATTTCATAGTTCTTGAAAAACAGGCAGCAAACTTTTAAAAGAGCAACACTCTTAAAGTCTTACTGCTCACCTGTGGGGTCGAAGTCGACAAAATAATTGGGGCAGTTTTGAGAGGTGTAAGTTCCTGCTGGAGTGTCATCCCAGCACAACCAGCCATCCCAGTTACGACTGCAGTATAGACCTGCGAcaccaacaacacaacagacacagttTACATCTGCAGAGCAGGAAGAACAGAAAGTCACACTGAGACTCAGTATACACTGTCTCTACCTGTTTTGTTGTAAGGTAGATCTCGATTCATTTTCTCAAAGCATTTGTACTGGCTGTCAAGGATTTTCTTCCTCACAATTTCCTGCTCCTCTGGGTTAACCATAGGACTGACTGTGGCCTCATCACCTGGCTCCACCTCAGTGTCCCCCGACAGCTGGGTGGCTGCCTTCATTTTATTGAGgtaaacatcacatcacaacacacacacacacacacacgtacaaagAAAAAGCCATGATCAATGGAATCTGGAGAAACTTTTACTTTGTGTGTAAAAATCAGTTTGTCCTGTATCTCTTTCCTTGACCTTGTACATGCTGCAGTCTCCCTTGATGACAGACAATATTATATATGCATCTTTGCTGCAGACAGCACAATACTTCACTGCCTGATCTTTGATTAATGTTCTGTCAAAAGATAAACGATTTTACTCAACAACAGTGGAGTGATTTTTCCACTCTGGCTTTCTGTATGGGTTTTAAAACCTCACCCCGGGCCCCAGTGGAAATCCTCCATGCCTCTATGTGAAGCTTATCCCTGTGATGTCTGTGCTACTGTTTGTTAGTGTATATGGTTTGAGGTTTTGTGGAAGCTACGCACAtttgcttatttattatttatttacttattcatATTTCACTGCTGTCTTGAAACCTTGTTCCTAGGAGTTTTTACCATATGTATGATGTGCAGATGTTGCATAAACATCACCTTCAACTTCTCTTTCGCGTTGACAGCACAGAGTGTGTAGTTGGTCCAAGTCTTGCTGGTCTCTGGATGGTGAAACCACTGCCCGTCTTTTCTACAGTACTTGGTTGCCTTTTCTGATGACAACAAATAAGTGCTAAATACACAGTGAGAAACACATTCTCCACACAATTCCCATTCCTTTATCAATTTCTGCAACTACATTTGGTAAATAACTCATCCCTGTAGCAATGACTACGTTATAGTCTGAGTAGAAGATCAGAAGAGGTTAACTTGATAACGGGAAGCCTTTAGAGAGATCTCATTGGTCACCTGTTGGGTCGAAGTTTGAAAAATAATCAGGGCAGTTCTGGGAGGCGTAGGTTCCTGCTGGAGTGTCTTCCCAGCATAGCCAGCCATCCCAGTTGTGACTGCAGTACAGACCTGCAACGCCaacacagccacaaaaacaTGATTACAAATGTTTACAGATCtattgttcatgtgtttgtcaaACATGGAACCTCAAATCTGAGGTTTGAAAAGTATTTGCTGGCAGGGTTGCACAGTGGGTTTCAGTGGGCTGTATCAATACCTGATTTGTTAAAAGGTGCATCTCGATTTATTTTCATGAGGCACTTGTATTCATTCTCAAGCATTTTGagtttctgtggaaaaaaaatttcTACATATTAACAAACATTACAGACACAAAGTGAGGATTAATCAAAGAGTGGCACAACTCCTGACTATTATCCACACTGATTAACAATAATCTGTAGCAGCCAGAGCTCCATAAATATTTGGAGAGATTTAACTTCAATAGCTCCTCAGAAAAAGCTCCTTTctactcaaaacaaaaaacagccatAGGTGCCATTTCGGTATTTAGGTGTTTTAAACTCATAACCAATCAAGCAACTGCCTCAGAATTTCCAAAGTCCCTGATTCGTATTTTGTGCTGATGAGATCTGTATGAAGTTGTTAccacaataataacaaaatagGAACCTGTTCACAAAACACATGGACTTTTCTCCACCTGATAATCACTTCTATATAAGTTACatgtaattataaaataatatcCCTCAAGTTACAAGTtctcaaaatgacaaagaaaatacCATCTCTTGGTGTAGGCATGTACAAGATATATACAAGTTTGGTACCACTTAAGTCACCTTAAGTGCTTGTAAGTAGtaacaaattgtttttaatgGTCCAAATCCACTTACAAATGCTTTTTGGACCAGTTTCAAGCCATAAATGAGCATGTGCGCTGAGCTGCAATGGTCTCTGCAGTGGCTGACGACTATTTTTCCCTTTACACCGCCAGGCTGCTAATAAATGTGCTACCAGAACTTGTTAAAATAACTATACCTTCAGCCTGAACTGCAGCACATTTGTATCCTAAATCCTCCTTGTAATCAAAAAGCATCTGTGTagttttgtgtaatttttaataaaatatttgacCTGTATGTTTACTGTATTGTAAGGTCCTTTCACTTAGAATTCTTCAAGGAGCCACATGTCCTAAACTTGCACTGACACCCTGCACTCCTGGTAAGCCTAGAAACTGTGAGCAAAACTGTGCAATTACCCTCAGCCTCTTCTCATGGCTGGTTGCACAGAGTGTGTAGTTGGTCCAAATCCTGTTGGTCTCTGGATGATGAAACCACTGACCATCCTCTCCACAGTACTTAGTTGCCTTTTCTAAAAAGAACCATTATGTGATCAAGTCTAATTTCTTTAAATGCAGTAAGCAGAGGATTAAAGATAAATTCATCGTGAGAAGGTTAACAAGATACCAGCAGAGTCTCACTGCTCACCTGTGGGGTCAAAGTCGATAAAATATTCAGGGCAGTTTTGGGAGGTGTAAGTTCCTGCTGGAGTATCATCCCAACACAGCCAGCCATCCCAGTTACGACTGCAGTACACAcctgtaaacaaataaaataaagaagtgTTTACAGGCCATGTGTTCATAAGTTTATCCAACATGAAAACTTTTCATGTAGAAACcacattaatataaaataaaatatagactAGAATTGCATCAAGGTTTTCAGTAGCCAGTAGCAGTACCTGATTTGTTGTAAGGTGGGtcttccttcattttctctgagCATTTCTCTTTATTCTCGAGCATAATCTCCATAGCGCTGCCTTTTTCTGTGCTAATCCCTGTGGCCTCTGTGGttggctctgctgctgcatcCCTTAAGAAATGGATGGTTTccttctgaaaaataaaaatagtataGATCACAGTGCAGATCACAGGGGTAAGCTTCACTCTTCTATTACTTGTAGTGCAAAAGTCAGTGAGCAAATACCTCTGATCTGTGCTTTAAAGCTGGTTGACAAGTGGACCCAGTTTGGACCCAGTTGCCCAATTCATCGCAATATTTAGTTACTTTTTCtgtaaaggaaagaaaacatccatAAGTGACGATCCTGAAAGTTTCATATGCCATATTATGTACAGATACATTATTACTTCTGTTTGTGCAAAAGCCCTGAGAggtgaggaaggaaaaaagttTTTTCTGAGTCTGACCtcaaatgttttctctccttaTATAAAGGGTGAAAAAAGGTTTTGTAAAAATGGTCTTTCTAAATCTTCAAGTCTTTGTTAAATTGGTAAAGGCTAACAGCAGATTATCTTaaattagattattattatctgaagtcataaacacaaaattaaatcagGGCTTTTGTATGTTTGTCACCCTTGTCTTCTCTGTTATTTggctctctctttgtttttcagcagttgtAACCTGGCATCATCCAAACACATAAATCAGATGCTGAATGTTGACATTACTGAACAACTGCGGTTAATTTAACTTGGCACACATCATCAAATGTTATGTCAAATACAAAATTCCCTCTCTGGAGTAATTTTCTGGCAAATTCTCAAATGTCAGGCTTAAAACCACATGTACTGTAGAGCCACATTGGGGCTAAAAATGAGATCACATTGTTCCTGACAGCAAAAACCATAGCCCGACTGCCCGGTTTTCTCCGACAGCTCATCAACTGTTCAGCAACCACTTCCAACTGTATGTCTCCCCCAAAGCCTCATATCAGCACCATCAGCTTTCAAATAAGGAGCCTTGAGGGGACTTTTAACGTCACAGGCATTTTGGGAAGATCCTTTATGAGCCCTCTCTTAGAAAAacaccttctctctcttctgatTCATATTCTCTCTCCCCATCCATCTCTCTGACTCcgacttttttgtctttcttgtaaatcctcttttctttgcttctctttttcctctctataTACCCTACATTCTTCTCTCTGCCCTCTCCCTCACCTCCACTCTCTACATCTCCTAAATCAGACATGACATGACTCTGGATCTCATCTACTAGACATTATTGTGCCTTGCATTcttcacaatttaaaaaaatgctcacATTGTAGTGACTACTTATCCTTCAATCCAAACTATAAGTGCACTTACAAAATCAATTTCCACACtcaatttcaaaacaaatgtctgttttcattcagtctgacagaaaaaaaaacaaatgatgcaTTTATCTTGTATCTACTATATTAAGCTCTTATTGTAGCTATTATTTACACTCACTGTTGTGAATCTATTTTTTAAGAAGCTTAAGAGTCTGCAGCCCCATTAGCAGCTCTGTCAGATCACAGTACTTTGACCTAAATGCTCATGGTAGATTGCTGAAGGATAATGCCTACATACTGATGTTGTTATTAGTTTGGAGAGATTTGGCTCCACACCaaagttttaaacaaattaaaattttgccTATGGTATTCTAGTAATCCTggtaggattcatcctctgggcaccaAGAATATGTTTACCAAATATCATGACAGTCGTCAAATAGTGTGGTTGTTCAGGCAGGACCAAAGCGGCAAAACCATTACTACCATAAGAGCCACGTGTGGCCAACATGCACCAAAGACCAAACAAAACATAGAGTataatacaaagaaaaatgtcaccGTACTGGCTGTGTTGTCAAAAGTACTGTAGAATTTGGCAGGTTAACACTTGTAATGATTGATCATGAAATCTTTATTTACTTACTGCTCAGGATAAACCATATCTGCTGGCAACACGAGTTACATAAAATTCAGTTAAATTACACATTTCAGTTAGACACTCACATCAAAGAATTGCCCATTTATGGTAAATAGCTATATACTGCAGTTCAATTTGGTGAAAAAAGGCTCAGCCTTTGCAGGGAGAAGAAAGAATCCAAAGAATCTGAGTAGTAACAAGATTTATGCTTAGAGAACCAATCCCTCCTCAATAAACATGTGGGCATTAAATCTTTGTTAAATCAACAATACCAAAATTATGAGAAGGAGGTTGGGGTGGTGGGGCAGCAGAATGGCCTATGCTGTATACCTGCATGGATATCATTGGATGCTACTTGTCAGCTGGAAGCCACTGAGCTGATGAATGAGCCAATGATTGTAAAGCATGTACGAACCAGCAGATGACAGCTACTGGAAAAACAACCTCAGTGCTCCATATTATGGTTTTTACTCAAAGTATAAAGTTTCACTACATTTTAACATCATATTATAATAGTCTTTTACTTACTGCAATAGTATCTGCAGTTCTTGCAGAACCAATTTTCACCTGACTGCGTCATGGAAATATTTGGAACAAccaattaaaaacataaaatatgaaatcCTCTAAGCTTCCTGATGCTTTGATCAAACGATCAGCTCTGTGACCTTTAACTTCCATCACACACAGAAGATTGGATCGCTGTCTGTGTTGCCTGTTGACCTGGAATTAAAAAGTAATGACGAGAAACCCTCTCTCGATTTCCCACTGCTCGCAGTTCAGTGAGCTTATTGTTGAAAGTTGGTGTGAGAAGCGTACATCTTTCTTACCAGCTGGATCCAGGTCAGGGTGATCTGGACAGTTTTGCGTTACAGATGTCCCAGCTGGTGTCTCATTCCAGCACAGCAAGCCATCCCAAATTTGTCCACAGAACGTACCTCAAGTatggaaaaaggagaaaaaaagtgtaatGGCTATTCTGGATTATTACAGGCACACATTTTCTGTGCCTGTGCTGTCTACTGTTTAAGTGTATTGTCTGTTAGAGTAACATGATTTTTCTAGAGTGTTGAAACGCCACAGTTTCTATATTCCAAAAGCCTTTTTAGGTCAGGTGCACTTATTTCACTGCTGGACCTTGATCAGGGAAAATCAACAGTGATCTGATCCCAGACTACTGCATTACAGCACCATTACACCTGCGATGCTCTCCCAGAGATAATCCATAGCCTTAAGAAGCCTTAAAATGATATGGCCTTTTCACCTGTCCTGCTTTCCTGGTGGTCTTTCTTGGACATGTCAAGACATTTGTATTGACCTTGGCTCTCCGCCCGTCTCTCTGTCATGCTCTGTCCAGAATTGAGCGATGGTTCTGTGATTGACTCAGTGCCTTTAACCACCCTGCACTGTGGAGACAACACGACAGCAAAGgtgagaggaagacaaaagaaaaaatgttcagTGCTGACTTGAAAAAGATAAGACAAAGTATAAATATCATCTTGGATAATGATGTTAGTTAAACTGGGAATATTAATAGTTTTATTGCACTTACATGAGGACACGTAGactttaaacattttgatgGAAGAATAAGCAAGGACGGTTTTTGAAACCTGATCTGATGGAGACTTCACTCTGTTTTGAGAACTGTAGTCACTGACTATTCATGTAAGTCATGAAAGTGTGTTTGGGAGCTCACAAAGAAGCTAAGCAGCTGCTTTTCTCCAAATGAATCTTATCTCTGCtccattgtttgtgtttggaggTAGCATTAAAATGAAGAAGCCTGCCTGTGTGAAATGCTGATTTTGATAATGCTGCTCAGTGAAGGATAAAGAGCCCATTTTGCTGTGACTTAtcttgcaattttttttttttttttatttatttattttttggctgAAAATTAAGCCTCTCAGAGTGCCAGCCTCATGTACTTGCATTTTCTAAATTATTCAGGGATTTTTAATACTGGGACTGGCAGATTGTCTGCACAAGCTTTATCACAACTGAGATGCAAACCTCTTacctctgtctctttgtggaCGGGAAAGGAAATCTCATTAAGCCAAAATACCATTCTTACCTGTCTGATAAAAGCCTGTAAAAGTCAgaacacttcagaaaaaaaacaatgacttttGGGAAGATGCTGATGTCCCATGTAGCAGTTTAGCAGCCGTACATATGATGTCACTCCAAACATTGAAGTAAATGACGTCATACATACGACCACCAAGCCACCACCAATATCAACAGGTGATCTGaacaaggaaacagaaagaaaaaatctcaCATGTCAAGGCCTCTTCTCATCTAATGAAATTCCCTCATCCTGAAATAACATGtcagctaaaaaagaaaacataaggCAGAACATCACAGATACATCAGACCTACAAAGTTTGGCCCAGACCTCAATGTCAAAGCTTGATGCTGAACAGCAAAGGAAACTGAAACAGtaaactttcatttcactgacaCGAAAGAATAGTTTTTCATAGGGGACGCTGACCTTATTTTTCTGCagtaaaagctaaaaaaaaacgGAGAACacatcagtctgtgttttgtctgctggtAACATGAATATTGTCTGCTTTTTCCTAAATTTAGAGCCAAGGTGTTGAAAATTCTGTGTGTATTACAGAACCCTCATTAAGCTGGTGTACTGCAATTTGTAAGGAGAGGTACAAGTCCATAAAAAGGACGTTTCAGTGTATGATTTGTTTAATTATAACACCTTCATTAGGCAAATCAGTTAAAATGACAGAACACAGTGCCCAAATGTGTCACCCGGACATGATTTGATTTACGTTAACATCTTTGACTGATGGTTGCAACGCGCCCATTAAGCTAATTCATGTAATTTCTCACAAATTCATATTCACACTGTGAATATCCATCCAGGTTGACTTCAAATCAAATGATACTGGACTCAGATTAAGGTTTAACATTTGGTGGGCAGGCGAGTGCAAAACACCAATGCCCACTTCAACATCCCCAGCACTCTATAGAAATATATTTATCAAGCAGGGCTGCCTTGtagctttcagtgttttaagtGCTCTGTTGAGGTGGACATGCTAATGTTGAGCATTTGGCGTCTCCATTCATGGTATTACACAGACCCCGAGGGCATTTATTTCAACATGCAGATGCAGGTTATGCATGGCTATTTTCTGTTGTAATATTTTTCAGAAagaatgtatttcattttttgcatttattttatgaaatctTCTAATATGACttatgctttctttttgttttcgCTTTCCCTGGGAAGGAACATTTAGGCCAGAAACTGCTTTGTTTATCTGCAGGGAAGTATCTCTGTAAGTATTTAAAGGTAGGTGGATGCATAAAAGATTAGGGATCAGATAAGCTGAAAAGCTGTTTAACATACACAAAGACATGTGCAGTCATGGATCACATCTTCTCCTTCAGGTTATTCAAGTTTTTAATGAACAAGCTGAGCTAATTATAAGCTATAATTGCTAATTataaagaaagagtgaaagctaatcttttttttccttttgctgagaaaagaaaagcactaGACCACAAAATATTACACGTCCATTTAATGATAATTGAATACtacatttaaacaaatgtaCTGCATATGGGCAAAAAGAGAAATAGGTTAAGTTTACTTTACAACATTCTTTGAATTCAAAACTAAGAGCTTACCACCAGGAGGAAGCAAAGGATCCAAAGGGAACCCGCTATCTTCATATCTTCCTCTCACAGGCAAACCTCTGGaaataaagaagagaaagacaagtcAGAAAACACGTTTTCCACCATGAAAGTGACTGAACAAACATGTGGCTCTTTCAAATCAGGAATACAGCCTCTCAGGAGAACAGCAACTGCAAATCATTAATCTGAAatgcaaaacactgcagcagaacGACTGGTGTTTGTGACTTTCCACactgttcctctgtgtgtgtgtgagcatagACAACAAGACATAGAAGCGTTACATTATGGGAGCTAAAGGGGATgggaaaaacacaagacaaacacacagtcagacaaaaaTAGTTGATGGTCGTTAATCATCTTATGCAGATCCTCCACTCCTGTCGGACGGCACCAGCGGATCTGTCAGTTCAGTAACAGAGTGAATGTGAGATTAAAATTCACTTCAGGTCTCTTTGCTTTGGCTCACAGAGTCCCTGTTGGAAGCTCCATCACTCCGCAGTTTGAACAGTTAGGACGACCTAGCCGTTGTTCTCCACACCCCACAGTGTCCTGGGAGCAGGCGTTTCCGCAGATGGACACGCATGAGCGAGTCTTATAAGTCACTGTGAAAAGTTAGCAGGACTGATGGTATTTGTTTTGGCTTGCAGATGATGATGGTAGGCTACTTGGCATTAGGATGAGAAATACGCCAGGAACTCCGTCCACAAAGAATTTAAAGATTGGAGTGTTGATCTCTGACCAGGGATCCTTTGAAACTTCCCtcaaacttttcatttctttttcatgagttctttaaaaacaaatctgataaCCAATATTATGTGTGAGGATGCTTATTGTCACTCACATTAGCCAAAGATATCCTAAATCTGGACTGGAGATTTCTGGCCTAAAATATCCATTATTTAGTCATTATTTGAGAAAATAAGCAGcaaattaatgaataataaaaagtatcattattaattatgtttttggTTGCATTTGACTAAATTACTTAAAGATTCCCTCCCTCCACATAAAACGcatacaaaaaaatccaaaatatatgaatgtgcaaatatttttcatttcacaagtgcAAAAACCACCAGACCCAAGAAGTTTGCACATCAGACTGAATGCTGGACCAGGATTCACTTCTGAACTATCTGTTAAAgtcaaaatctgaaaatgtacacattcGAGCCATTcattgaaactgaaaacaggcttacagtgtcagactctgcccatacacacacacattctacaCACTGAAGGCCAAATATTCAATAGGAAAATCTATTTTTGACTTGAGTTATTTTTCCATAATGTGAACACAATAAAAGAATCAGCAAGAAAGTGGTGGGGTGTGCTGTCTATTCAGTAAAACAGACTAACATTAAAATTAACCAGTAGTTGCTGCTAATTTCccatgaaaacataaatctaCAGATTAATTGCCTTACTTCTACAGAAACTGTAAACCTTGTTTTCAAGGCTGCATTGAAAATGCAACCACACCACCACCAGTCTCTACTCAGCCATTTTCAGCCCAGTCCCGCTCTGCTCAATATTTCCAGTATGACACAAGACTATACAGTACACCCAGTCGATCAAGGACACAGCAGCAAACCGCTCCATGACTGTGCTTTGAAAAGAAGTGTGGAAGGAACACAAAGAAGGACACAAAACCACcaatcaaagaaaaaagagataaCAGACGACAGTGGAGGTAAAGTATGGATCCTACAATGGCCTCTAGGAAGAGATGATCTATAAAAACCATCATCAGCCAGAGAGCAGAGGATTCACACTGGTCTATTATCATGTAATAGACTGTTTTTAATAATAGGTACTATCTTGGTGTGCATGAGCATGTGAATTTGACTAAAAGGGGGATATTCTATTAGAGAGGCATGTTTCTATAAGTTAAACAACAGGACAGGATTTGAACAACAAAGGTGCATAATGACAGGCAAGACCTcaccaaatacagaaaaagtatTGGACATTTGCTCACACTTAAAGGGATAATTTATATGGCGCTAAAGACAGCAGATCATTAGTTTAGTTCAGCTGAATGTAAAGATTGGAAAGACAAGTAAACAGCAGGAGTCATATTTTAGACAGATCTCTTGGGTGGGCGCAGAGTTTTGAGATCAGTGTGAGGCTTTTGCTACAACGGCTGGTGGCAGCTttttacactatatagacaaaggtatttgGACACTTGACAATTACACCAACAGAAaatttaatgacatcgcattctaaatatgcagacagctttgcagctacaacagcttccacgcttctgggaaggctttccacaaggcATTCGAAGGTTCTGAGggcagggctctgtgtgggcaagttcttccacaccaagctcatccaaccatgtctttatagactttgctttgtgcaccgcggcacagtcatgctggaatagaaaagggccttccccaaactgttgccacaaaattggaagcatagcattgtccaaaatgtcttggtatgctgaagcattaaggtttgccttcactggaagtaaggggccgagcccaacccccgaaaaacagcaccataaagaggtgtgtctggatatttctGTCTACAGTGTAAGTAGCATATTTAGATACATGTGAGAGGTGTCAGTGTTCTCATCAACTTGACAGAAAGGCAAATAAGAGTACTggtatatttaaaaatatcagtCTAATTTGATCATGATTTTTTGCCAAGCgtaagatgagaagatcaatagcACTCtcaacattcaaacacactctcaGTCCATCAATAAAAGATTAGCCCACAGTACATCTCGTGGCTTAATATCTCTGCTGCACATGTGACaatttattcaaattcaaacCTCCCAGCTATATTTGACTTTCAACAACTACTTTCTGCCTTGCACATTagctccatccatccatacatctCTAAACATAGTCCCCAAAGCATTTTGCAGGCCATTAGGTTCAATGTGATATGAACAGTAATGCTTAAAGCATGTGTAGCTTATTAAAAAGACAAGACCTCCTGTGGAGATGACACAGAAAAGTACTCAGACTGGATGAGTGATTGCATCGTACTCAGTAGTACTTCCAGGAGTCCTCTGCAGGAATGTTGTACAGCTTTAAATCTACTGTATAGTGGAAGGTCGATGAGTTAAAATGGGgttttcagtttgcttttgcAACATTAATTTTAAAGCACTTCAAAAATGCTTCATTCCTGTGCAATGACAGTaagtgaaaaacacagactgaaagtGACTGCAAAATGAAGGCTTTAAAGCTGTTTATGCTCTAAGGTTTCATTCTTGAATTTTTGCCCTCGAAAAGATGTCAGTTTAGTTTGTGCTTTAGAACATAAAGCTACAtaatgaaaatgtgactgacaTTCAGACGTT comes from Scatophagus argus isolate fScaArg1 chromosome 17, fScaArg1.pri, whole genome shotgun sequence and encodes:
- the calcr gene encoding calcitonin gene-related peptide type 1 receptor isoform X1 yields the protein MKIAGSLWILCFLLVCRVVKGTESITEPSLNSGQSMTERRAESQGQYKCLDMSKKDHQESRTGTFCGQIWDGLLCWNETPAGTSVTQNCPDHPDLDPAEKVTKYCDELGNWVQTGSTCQPALKHRSEKETIHFLRDAAAEPTTEATGISTEKGSAMEIMLENKEKCSEKMKEDPPYNKSGVYCSRNWDGWLCWDDTPAGTYTSQNCPEYFIDFDPTEKATKYCGEDGQWFHHPETNRIWTNYTLCATSHEKRLRKLKMLENEYKCLMKINRDAPFNKSGLYCSHNWDGWLCWEDTPAGTYASQNCPDYFSNFDPTEKATKYCRKDGQWFHHPETSKTWTNYTLCAVNAKEKLKAATQLSGDTEVEPGDEATVSPMVNPEEQEIVRKKILDSQYKCFEKMNRDLPYNKTGLYCSRNWDGWLCWDDTPAGTYTSQNCPNYFVDFDPTEKATKYCGEDGQWFRHPDTNRTWSNYTLCNENTKAKLKSAYILFYMAIVGHALSIASLLISLAIFFYFRSLSCQRITLHKNLFCSYVLNSALTIVYLIVVVNNPDLVGRNPVGCKVLHFFHMYMLGCNYFWMLCEGIYLHTLIVVAVFAEEQHLHWYYLLGWGFPLVPASIHAVARKKYFDDNCWMSVETHLLYAVHGPIVAALLVNLFFLLNIIRVLVTKLRDTHRAESNMYMKAVRATLILVPLLGIQFVIFPWRPENRLAGEVYEYIMHILMHYQGLLVATIFCFFNGEVQAALKRQWMQYKTQWGQRRKDHCSMRSTSYTATSITEVPAFMYHHDCNSEHLNGRHAEDSELVALKSGETYA
- the calcr gene encoding calcitonin gene-related peptide type 1 receptor isoform X2, whose protein sequence is MKIAGSLWILCFLLVCRVVKGTESITEPSLNSGQSMTERRAESQGQYKCLDMSKKDHQESRTGTFCGQIWDGLLCWNETPAGTSVTQNCPDHPDLDPAEKVTKYCDELGNWVQTGSTCQPALKHRSEETIHFLRDAAAEPTTEATGISTEKGSAMEIMLENKEKCSEKMKEDPPYNKSGVYCSRNWDGWLCWDDTPAGTYTSQNCPEYFIDFDPTEKATKYCGEDGQWFHHPETNRIWTNYTLCATSHEKRLRKLKMLENEYKCLMKINRDAPFNKSGLYCSHNWDGWLCWEDTPAGTYASQNCPDYFSNFDPTEKATKYCRKDGQWFHHPETSKTWTNYTLCAVNAKEKLKAATQLSGDTEVEPGDEATVSPMVNPEEQEIVRKKILDSQYKCFEKMNRDLPYNKTGLYCSRNWDGWLCWDDTPAGTYTSQNCPNYFVDFDPTEKATKYCGEDGQWFRHPDTNRTWSNYTLCNENTKAKLKSAYILFYMAIVGHALSIASLLISLAIFFYFRSLSCQRITLHKNLFCSYVLNSALTIVYLIVVVNNPDLVGRNPVGCKVLHFFHMYMLGCNYFWMLCEGIYLHTLIVVAVFAEEQHLHWYYLLGWGFPLVPASIHAVARKKYFDDNCWMSVETHLLYAVHGPIVAALLVNLFFLLNIIRVLVTKLRDTHRAESNMYMKAVRATLILVPLLGIQFVIFPWRPENRLAGEVYEYIMHILMHYQGLLVATIFCFFNGEVQAALKRQWMQYKTQWGQRRKDHCSMRSTSYTATSITEVPAFMYHHDCNSEHLNGRHAEDSELVALKSGETYA